The genomic stretch cagccataaactataaaaaaaaaagagaaaaaaaatgaaaaaaaaaatggactgaaaaagaaacaaattaatcaggcaccagttccccggcaacggcgccaaaatttgatgggtgtcaaaccaccaaaaataaaatttatattagacctaCTAGTTAAACTGAATGAGTATCGTGGTGAGTAGGATCGTCTCCACAGGGAACTGGTAGATTTATCACACACAGGAAGATGGGGGGGATTTTTAGCAATAGTACCAACTaattaaaaaggaataaaaacgGAAATTCAAAGTTGAGTAAGATAACAGGAACcaaattacacaaataacaatgAATTAAAACAACCTAGTCAAGGAATTAATCTTGGCACCGAAGCACACAACTGATCACAGACACAAGGGACAATTCATATACTCACGAATAAACTGGTTATAGTGGTCAAGCGATGCGCCCCACCaccaatctttccttaattttatgGTAGTCAAGAGACGCTCATAAACTACCCTCTTGTGACTAGACAACCCCATAAACGCTCATAGGATTTAATGTAGCCACATCATTATGTAGCCACATCATTAGAAATAGAAAGACCAATTCTAGAtgacaaacacacatgcgggtTTATTTAGGCCTAGATTAATTATCCCCACGATCCAAATTAGACCGCTTGCGAGGCGGTGAAATTGTCTCGTTTGCCACTAATCAAGATGCTTAAAGGCGACGCGCCAACATCCTAATTGGCTATCAATTATTTAGACAATCGAATAACAGGTCTAATTATCCAATAAATCTAAACAATAATAACTCAgggaaaaatagagaataatcaaatacccatgaacatataaattaaaaataaacaattaaaacgatctcacagtTATGGTGCCCCGATCCTTGATttattcctcaactagataaaCGATTTAGCCTTGCCGAATAATGATTATGCGATTCCAAGCTTCAAAGTAATTTTGTCTATGAAGAAGTAAAAGGGTGCGGCCGCTAGTCTAAAACTTGCGTGAGAAGTAAAAAACAAAGACCGCAAGATAATCCCTAGTCTATTGCTGTCTTTTTATTTATAGTGTTGCTGCCAAAAGTCTTCATTCAAAAGGCTTCATAATCCCACGTGAGTTCAAAATTTGTTTCCAACGAAAGGTGGTAGTCCAAGGGATAGGACCCGCGGTCCGTCTTTTTCACGCAACTCTACCTTGTCTGGCGTGGGCGCGCCTTATAATGCCTAGTCTTCTGGAATTTGTCTCTTTTTGTCACTTTTAACACCACTTCGCCTACAAATAACACAAATACCAAATCTGGGCAGAAATCCAATACTTTGCATAATAAACTACCAAAATTAAGACCAAATAACCACAAATAAACTGCATAATTATATCCCTATCAATCTTCTTTAATTTAATCCAAGCTCTAGCAAATGACTAAATTCATATCAACAGGGTATGGTATAAAATAGGTACTATTGTTGGTCTTCCCCACACTTACAGGACAGTACACAAATAGTTTCTCACGTAATATATATAATTGTATTAGTAAATTTCCAGATTCGGGATGCGCTCAATTTTGTGCCAttcctctcctccctcttcACACCGTGGTTCCAGTAGGTCGCAGTCACCTATAGTCAAACTTTGGAGTGTCTTCATCATTTGAATGCTGGATGGAAGTCTTTCAAGCTTCGGACAAGACCATAGTGTCAGGTGTTGAAGAGAAGTGAGGTGGCCGCCTCCAAACCAGTCTGGCAATGAAGTTAGATTGTCCAATTCATTCAGCTCCAGTTCTTGTAGTGCGGGGAAATATTTGACTTCCTCTGGCAGAGCTGTCGCGTTTGACCCTTGGATGCTTAGATGAGTCAGGGATTTGAGGGCTTTAGTCCCCATTGAGAGACTCACCAAATTATTGCATCCTTCGATATAGAGTTCCTGCAAAGAAGCAAGGCCTCGCAATCCTTCTTCTGGCAGAGACTTCAGCTTGGGACATTCCTCGATGGTCAATTCATTCAAAGCCGGGAGGCTAGCCAAGCTTCTGGGTAAGGCTCGCAGATCATTCATATACCCAATATCCAGGGATTCAAGAAGACTAAGATTTTGTAGCATCTCTTCTGGAAAACAACTCAATCCTTCAATCCTCTCAATTTTAAGGGAATTAAGACTAGTGAGATTGGAGATTGAAGCCCATGCCATGTTAGGGCATTCGTTAAAGGACAAGGATTGAAGTTGAGAGAACACCACTGGAGTACCTTGGACTTCTCTCCCTAACATTCCTTTTAGATTGGGCATGTCTGATAAACCCAGGTGTTTCAACGATGGGGACATTGCAGCGGCTGCAGCAGTACTCTCCTGGGCCCCAACTATGTACTCCGCTGCACTTTCCTCTACCTCAACTTCTGTTACAATTGAAATCCAAGATGGAAATAATGATGAACCTTTGAAGCCTTCTATATAAAGCAATTGAAGGTTGGGGCAGGGTTTGAGGGCTTCGAGCACTTCCTCATCATTGTACCGTTGAAGAGTTCTTTCAGAATGCCAAACCAAATACAACTCGCGAAGACTCTGTTTTTCAATTAAGCAAGCTTCTTCTGCATCCTTTTTGTCTTCAATCCTCTCAAGGTGCCCAATTGTTAGCTTTCCTCTAAGCATATTTAAGTCTCGCAACTCACTTAGTTGGAAGCCTTTTTTGCCACTTAGGACGACCATACTCAACGTCCGCAGGCAAGTCAGCTTCCCAATTCCTGGCATTTGAGTCAAACTCCAGCACCTCCGTAGACAAAGATGTCGAAGATTTCTGAGGAATCTCATGCCTTTGGGCAGGCTCCAAAGTTTGTTACAGTCATTTAGGTTTAAAATTTGCAAATTCCACAAGTCACAAATTGAATTGGATAGTTCAACAATGTCAGATTTTGAAAGATCTAGATGCCTTAAATGTTTCAGGTTGCTTATTGCAGGTGGCAGCTCTATCAAATTTTCTTCCCACATTGTTGACCTTACAATGAGAGCCCTCAAGGAACCACATTTtgacaagaaagaagaaaactgGTCAGTGCCTGTGATTGTAATAGGAAAAGCCACTGTTAGCCAATCATTCCGCATATCCAACATCATGGTTCTGTTTGACTCTGTTCCACCGTGTTTAGCCTCCATTACGGATTGAGCCAGATCATGGACAAGGTCATGCATCTTAAAAGCAGGGACACTGCCATAGCCAAACACATATTTCTCCACGGCTTGGAACAGTGATCTATGATGTAGTTCAGTCACCGCAGCAGCACCAACATCTTCCACTTCCATCGTTCCATTAGATGAAATCAATCCATTTGCCATCCACAAATGTATTAcctcttctttttcaattttagatcCCTTGGGAAATACAGCACAATATGCAAAGCAACCTCTCAACTCTACCGGAAGATTAAGGTAGCTCAATCTCAACGCGGGCAAGATATCTGTTGTATCTTGAGGTAAGTTCCAAATTTCACTGCATTTCACAGAGTTCCattcattttcttcccttttaaATCGTAGAAAGCCTCCAAGAGCCTTTGCAGCCAGCGGAACACCACCACATTTTTTCACAATCTCTTTTCCAATGGCTATAAGGTTAGGAAATTCTTCTGCCTCTTGACTACCAAATGCCCGTTGCCTGAACAGTGACCAACACTGATCGTCTGACAAACTCGATAGACGATGTGTCCCTAATGTGCGCATTATTTCAGCAACCATCTCCATGCGAGTTGTCGTGACAATTGAACTACCTTTTGATCCGCATTGCAGAACAGATTTCAATTCCTCCCATTTCTGTGAATTCTCATTCCAGACATCATCCAGTACAATCAAGTATCTTTTCCCTCTCAACAACTCTTGAAGCTTTCCTTGGAGAACATCCAAGGGTAAGTCTCCAATAGAAGTCTTGTCTACAGACTCAATTAAGGCTTTTATAATCCTCTTCACATCAAATTCCTCTGAAACCCAAGCCCAGAGTTTTGGCTCAAAATGCTCAATTACGCGCTTATCATTGAACACCAATCGGGCAAGTGTTGTCTTTCCAAGGCCTCCAACACCCACTATAGGGAGCACTGATACATTTTGATCGTCTCCAATTATTTCTTCCGTCAAGATGCGGACAATCTGCCTTTTTTCATCGTCCCTTCCAAGAACTTCAGGCTCATTTACCACGGATCCAGTCTCGCGGCTTGCATTGAAATAGCTCCCACGCTTCTGATCACTCAAATCAAGCTTTATTCGCTCATCAGCTATTGCATTAAATTTGTCAAGGATCTCTTTCATCCTTTTCCCAATCCTGTGACGAAACACTAATTTTCCTGCTACAGGGTAACACATAAAACTTAaacaaccagaatttttgtaCTTGACTCTTGGGGCTTCAGCTGCGCAATCATCCAATACATCATCGATTTCATAGGCAACAACATTGAGCTTCTGAAACCAGAGTTGTATTGCCCTTTCTGTGAATTGCTTCTGCTCAGCATCTTCAAGGACTGCCTTGATGGTGGAGAGCAAGCGTGAAAGCTTTTCCATGTCAGTTGCAACACCACAAAGCAATTCACGCTCCTTCTGGATCGTGGGTTTCAAAGTATCTATGAGAATTTCCACAAACGCTTCCATCACGTGTGACCTAAAAATCACGGATCAGGCCAGTTAAATCAACGTTAACTACATTCGTAGGGGCGGGGGAGCAATAGGAAAAGAATAAGAGCAACATTATTGTTATAACTTATCAGCGGTGACTGTTTTTCTCTTACAAGCAAACCTAGAGAAAGCTAGATACCGTCAAATGAATTAACGGAATGCTACCTACGCTAACATGGTGAAAAATGCTGTCTGGTCTAATATCTCCTGCTTCAGTTTTGAAGTAATCTTCAGCAAAGTGTACAGGGTGTGGACTCTTATGCAGCATCTTGACATAATCTTCTCATATTATGGTCTGTTGGGGTATATCATTTCCCAAATCCTTTTACTTTTGGTCCTCGTGTCtttctcttatttctttttctGATACTCGACAGAGCAATGCAACACATTTATAGTCGGATTGTATCTTTTCAGAATAACTAAAGAAATTTTTCGAAAGAAAAATAGGACCTATATTTcgataaagaaagaaaagaaaatgcccAAAATGTTCAGACGTACACGTATTCTAAATCCCACAGCAAAATAATTTATTGGTAGAGAGTTCAGCGGTTTCTACCCTACAATTAATTTATTGGTACCCTAAAATTAACGAATGATGTAAGAGATTATGTATCCATACATTTATGAATTTAAGCGGAAATTTATTAGCCTGATCATCAaaatttatgaataaaattcATAAAAGATCTAGAGTTTAGAAGCTTAATTCATGATGCATTAATTAGTTGATATATAGAACGTACATATTGTCTTTTTCTATAATGTAAAGGATTCATATTGGGGTGTAGTACTTTCAGTGTTTTACCCTTCTAATtggtttcaagaaaataatactccaAATAATTATATACAAAGAAAATTCCCCAACACCGGAAGTAAAATCCCAAACTTAGTATGATAACAGGAAGTAAAACCCAGCCCTGGAAGCTACTCGGCAACATATAAAAGTATACACTAGCAGTGAATGTGTGTTAAAAAAAATGTGTGTTAAAACACATGGAAGCCATATATATTTCAACCAAAAAtgtgtgttaaaaaaaaagaagtaaaacaGCACTTACTTTGGAGAGAATGAACACTGTGGCAAAGGCTGATATGTGGGATTTGCAGAAATTCCCTTTATATGGTGTGAGGCTACGttgaaaaaaaaacttactTTAAGTTTGAGGAAAAGAATAACAAAATTCTGCACTTAGTTgacaggaaaaaaaagaaaccactGAGAATAGCTGACCTGACGAATATGGGAAAATTCCTAGTATATTGAGTACTATATTATTGATCTATTATTGGGGAGAAAACAGTAGTACCGTTATTGATATGAAAGTATATCCGCGAAATTGCTTGTGCGTTTCCTGGCAGTAGTACAATTATTGAATGTGGTGGACCTATAGATTTGAATTTTTCCAAGCAATTGCATGATAAAGTAGAGTGAAAAAAAATACTGCACGCCTTTTCAGgttcttttgtttttgcttaTGCAGTAAGCCGTTTTCACGACATATTATTTTAAGTTAAAAACTGGCCTTGTTTGGaaagattaaaaataaaattgctatattttacgtgaatatatttttcaatcatctttttatttcatatatattaacttgttacagtaatttttttacaaaaaatttagaaaaataccATCAAAAAATGAAGGTAAAGATACTAAAATGAAATTATGAAAAATCCACAAGATGAAATGAAGGTAAAGATGGAGATGTTAAAATAACTTCCAGGACATGTTATATCAAGCTAATGCTAAAAGCTAAAAGGAAGTCTTACGATAGAATTCGTGGCATTATGTTGCAATTTTGAACTGATTTAGAAGGTTGAAATATTGGCGGGGCACTAGATTACTGTCATTTTTGTCCTAATAAGTAATAATTGTCAGCCAGAGTTAACTCAAATAGTAAGGTTTAAACATTTTGTAGCAGTTTTCAAGCCCTATCCTCAATATCTTTTCCATGGTAGGCTGTTTGTAGTTACAACCATATGATCACATTGAAAATGATTGAACatatgattttttctttttctggagTAAGAAACTTCTCATCCAAAACTTTTCGCCGCCACAGGAaacttgtttttatttctttcctaaggaaacattttttttttaatttttttacttTGCCAAAAGTAAATgaccattttttcttttcgtaTCTGTCTGCTTGAGGTTACTTCACATCATGCGTTGACCTTAGATTCAATTGTTTCGTGTCAAACGGCCAAAACCTAATGTAAACTCGTATCATAATGGCAGTACACGTTCTTACATTTAGTCCTAAACAACTATAACATTATGTACGTTTTGAAAATATTGTACAAATACTCATATTTTATACCTAATGGCATAAGGCGCGTTAAAAAGTTCAAAGCTCTCAAACAATTACCATTTGTAATAAACTTTAAAATTTATGCTATGATTATGACATATCTCACGTGTTATGTAgaaaataacaaactattttggtccatttttttttttttttttacattataCATACAAAGCCTTCGTGATATCAAAAGTCACTGATTTAATAGGAGTATCTTACTGATGAGAAGAAGAGATAAAATTGATATTCATATAGTATAGTATGTGGAAATTATAGTAATTTTACTTGTAtatttagttgtgtaatttgtATATTTCGGTTGTACAATCACCATAGATATTGATGACTTTTTTATGCTTCCAAACGTAGTGcctttttataattattgaggCTATTTTTGTAATAACAGGATTGAAattttagtttacaaatatacttttgcttgaaaaacaATTTCCactattttcttgaaaaataaaagTCTTGGANNNNNNNNNNNNNNNNNNNNNNNNNNNNNNNNNNNNNNNNNNNNNNNNNNNNNNNNNNNNNNNNNNNNNNNNNNNNNNNNNNNNNNNNNNNNNNNNNNNNNNNNNNNNNNNNNNNNNNNNNNNNNNNNNNNNNNNNNNNNNNNNNNNNNNNNNNNNNNNNNNNNNNNNNNNNNNNNNNNNNNNNNNNNNNNNNNNNNNNNNNNNNNNNNNNNNNNNNNNNNNNNNNNNNNNNNNNNNNNNNNNNNNNNNNNNNNNNNNNNNNNNNNNNNNNNNNNNNNNNNNNNNNNNNNNNNNNNNNNNNNNNNNNNNNNNNNNNNNNNNNNNNNNNNNNNNNNNNNNNNNNNNNNNNNNNNNNNNNNNNNNNNNNNNNNNNNNNNNNNNNNNNNNNNNNNNNNNNNNNNNNNNNNNNNNNNNNNNNNNNNNNNNNNNNNNNNNNNNNNNNNNNNNNNNNNNNNNNNNNNNNNNNNNNNNNNNNNNNNNNNNNNNNNNNNNNNNNNNNNNNNNNNNNNNNNNNNNNNNNNNNNNNNNNNNNNNNNNNNNNNNNNNNNNNNNNNNNNNNNNNNNNNNNNNNNNNNNNNNNNNNNNNNNNNNNNNNNNNNNNNNNNNNNNNNNNNNNNNNNNNNNNNNNNNNNNNNNNNNNNNNNNNNNNNNNNNNNNNNNNNNNNNNNNNNNNNNNNNNNNNNNNNNNNNNNNNNNNNNNNNNNNNNNNNNNNNNNNNNNNNNNNNNNNNNNNNNNNNNNNNNNNNNNNNNNNNNNNNNNNNNNNNNNNNNNNNNNNNNNNNNNNNNNNNNNNNNNNNNNNNNNNNNNNNNNNNNNNNNNNNNNNNNNNNNNNNNNNNNNNNNNNNNNNNNNNNNNNNNNNNNNNNNNNNNNNNNNNNNNNNNNNNNNNNNNNNNNNNNNNNNNNNNNNNNNNNNNNNNNNNNNNNNN from Coffea eugenioides isolate CCC68of chromosome 8, Ceug_1.0, whole genome shotgun sequence encodes the following:
- the LOC113780169 gene encoding disease resistance protein RGA2-like; its protein translation is MEKLSRLLSTIKAVLEDAEQKQFTERAIQLWFQKLNVVAYEIDDVLDDCAAEAPRVKYKNSGCLSFMCYPVAGKLVFRHRIGKRMKEILDKFNAIADERIKLDLSDQKRGSYFNASRETGSVVNEPEVLGRDDEKRQIVRILTEEIIGDDQNVSVLPIVGVGGLGKTTLARLVFNDKRVIEHFEPKLWAWVSEEFDVKRIIKALIESVDKTSIGDLPLDVLQGKLQELLRGKRYLIVLDDVWNENSQKWEELKSVLQCGSKGSSIVTTTRMEMVAEIMRTLGTHRLSSLSDDQCWSLFRQRAFGSQEAEEFPNLIAIGKEIVKKCGGVPLAAKALGGFLRFKREENEWNSVKCSEIWNLPQDTTDILPALRLSYLNLPVELRGCFAYCAVFPKGSKIEKEEVIHLWMANGLISSNGTMEVEDVGAAAVTELHHRSLFQAVEKYVFGYGSVPAFKMHDLVHDLAQSVMEAKHGGTESNRTMMLDMRNDWLTVAFPITITGTDQFSSFLSKCGSLRALIVRSTMWEENLIELPPAISNLKHLRHLDLSKSDIVELSNSICDLWNLQILNLNDCNKLWSLPKGMRFLRNLRHLCLRRCWSLTQMPGIGKLTCLRTLSMVVLSGKKGFQLSELRDLNMLRGKLTIGHLERIEDKKDAEEACLIEKQSLRELYLVWHSERTLQRYNDEEVLEALKPCPNLQLLYIEGFKGSSLFPSWISIVTEVEVEESAAEYIVGAQESTAAAAAMSPSLKHLGLSDMPNLKGMLGREVQGTPVVFSQLQSLSFNECPNMAWASISNLTSLNSLKIERIEGLSCFPEEMLQNLSLLESLDIGYMNDLRALPRSLASLPALNELTIEECPKLKSLPEEGLRGLASLQELYIEGCNNLVSLSMGTKALKSLTHLSIQGSNATALPEEVKYFPALQELELNELDNLTSLPDWFGGGHLTSLQHLTLWSCPKLERLPSSIQMMKTLQSLTIGDCDLLEPRCEEGGEEWHKIERIPNLEIY